A genomic window from Candidatus Tumulicola sp. includes:
- a CDS encoding GAF domain-containing protein encodes MADEQSSAPSKAPKFNYLLQLPIIILALTAAVAHAYAGKDSAPVIDTITLGLLLLVAAGLVLHRIKGLKLGEGELTFAEEQAVQQVAQVLDIAYPKTTALLRTWMISLDSLAESYEKLKDKDDAGAIFIRFVVERMQEAIDLIRAPEDYVRMSIWWYSEKEDRLKLLVASYEVDEQKKWSYGFAPREGLIGQAFVDNAAVVTYGDAPSETFFKRVGKDPTFHGLLMVPIRYHHKPVGILSVDRKKKGKFANEVEDVAVALADLVAIAATYPNFRQLVRLLPSRPASE; translated from the coding sequence ATGGCAGACGAGCAGTCCAGCGCGCCATCAAAAGCACCAAAGTTCAACTACTTGCTTCAGTTGCCTATCATTATCCTAGCCCTTACCGCGGCGGTTGCTCACGCCTACGCTGGAAAGGACTCAGCCCCGGTCATCGACACGATCACGCTCGGCCTTTTGCTGTTGGTAGCGGCTGGCCTCGTACTGCATCGAATCAAAGGACTGAAACTCGGAGAGGGAGAGCTTACTTTCGCAGAGGAGCAAGCCGTTCAACAGGTCGCCCAAGTTCTGGACATCGCGTATCCCAAGACAACGGCGCTGCTGAGAACTTGGATGATATCATTGGACTCGCTCGCGGAGAGCTATGAGAAACTCAAAGACAAGGACGACGCTGGCGCAATCTTTATTCGTTTCGTGGTAGAGCGCATGCAAGAAGCGATCGACTTGATTCGCGCTCCCGAAGACTATGTCCGGATGTCTATTTGGTGGTACAGCGAGAAGGAAGATCGTTTGAAGTTGCTAGTTGCGTCGTACGAAGTCGACGAACAAAAGAAGTGGTCTTACGGTTTCGCGCCACGAGAAGGTCTGATAGGTCAAGCATTTGTTGACAACGCAGCAGTGGTCACGTACGGAGACGCGCCATCCGAGACGTTCTTCAAGCGAGTTGGAAAAGACCCCACATTCCATGGACTCCTCATGGTCCCGATCCGGTATCACCACAAGCCAGTTGGGATTCTATCAGTTGATCGCAAAAAAAAAGGCAAATTTGCCAACGAGGTGGAGGACGTCGCGGTCGCCCTTGCGGACCTGGTCGCGATTGCCGCGACCTACCCAAACTTCAGGCAGCTCGTTAGACTCTTGCCGTCACGCCCAGCTTCCGAATAG